TCCGCCTATAGCGGATGGAGTTCGCACATCTCTATTTTTCAAATAGCCGAGGGAGAATTCAACAAGTCGAGGGCAATAGTCATTAGTTTGTATTCGTTCGTCGTCATTTTGGCTATCTATTGTCAGAGAATTTGGGAGAGAAGGCTCTGGCAAATTTGGCGGATATACGGAAAAGTTTGGAAGTGGGACTTCTCCAGGTTTGTTAGATTTGCGCGAAAATCCAAACGCATACTATTTGATTCACTTATTTCGTTTGTCCTGTGGGCCACTCTGGCTGTAGGCGCTGTCATGATCGCGTATCTAGCTATCGGAGAGGCGCAGGCATTCTTAACCGCTCTGGGGTTGGTCCTAGTATTTGTTCAGCTAGCTCTTGATCATGACCTTCAAGTCTACAACCAGACTGGGAAGTTTCCTGTTGGTAGAGTCTCTATATATCGCCGAGTTCGGCGATAGCTGATGAATCACCCCCTCGCATTCCCCCGCACACGTGCTAATCCGTAGCGGCAATGGGAGAGAACATGTCGCAAGAACCCGCCTATAAGCGGTCCCTGCTGTCGCGCCTGGTGCGGCGGATTATCGTCTGGATCTATCATGCCAAGGGGTGGAAGATCGAAGGCGGCCTGCCCAAGGATGTGCAAAAATATGTGATCGCAGGGGCACCGCATTCCTCCAACTGGGATTTTGTGTTCTTTGCCGGCGCGACCGAGGTCGAGGGGGTGCATCCCAGTTTCATGGGCAAGCACACGCTGTTCAAAGGCATCATGCGCAATTTCATGTTCGATATGGGCGGCATCCCGATCGACCGGACCAAGAGGGCGAATTACGTCGAACAGATCGCCGCTGAATATGCCAAGCGCGATCATCTCGCTCTGGTGATTGCAGCCGAGGGCAGCCGCACCACTGATGGCAGCTGGAAATCCGGTTTTTACAATATCGCCATGGCGGCCAATGTGCCGATTGTGGCCGCGTGGGTGGACAACGACTCCAACACGCTTGGTTTCAGCAAACCGATCTGGCCGACCGGCAATTATGGCGAGGACCTCGCCAAAATCGCGGCGTTCCTCCGGTCCAAACTGCCCGATTTCGAGCGCTACAAAGTGCTCGAGGCGCAAGCCCGCCAATTGGTCGAAGATGCCAAGGCCAAAAGCTGAGCCGGGCATCGATCGTCGGCAAATGCGACTGCGTGTTTCGCAATATTGCCAAGAAATCCCTGCAATTCATCGCATCGGGCCTTCCGGTGGCGGGATCGCGTTCCTACATGTGCGCTATTCGAGGGAGATCGAGCGTGGTGGCATCTGGCAATCCTGATCAAGACCGGCGTCAGCTGGTCGAATTGGCGATGCAGGTCACAGAGCGGCGCGGCGAAGAAGTCAGCCGGGCCACACTCGCTTCAGATGCGGGCGTCTCGCGCACTGTCGTAGACCGCCATTTCCCCGAAGAAGCCGACCTGTTCAACGCAATTGTCGAGCTCTGGTACGAGCCCGACATTGCGATAATGGAAGAGGTGGTCGCGTCCGATCTGCCGATCCAGCGCAAGTTCTTCGAATTCTTCGCCCGCCGTTTCGTACGCGAGCGGGCGCGGTTCGAAGCCGACCCGGTGACCTTCGCGCTTTATTGCGAACTTGGCAGCAATCGCTTCGAGGATGTGCGCGGCTATATCGACCTGGCTGACCATTATCTGAGTGAACTGATCGCGGAAGCGCAGGCCGAGGGATTCTTCCCTCACCTGAAGATCAATCAGGCGCTCACCCTGATCAACCAAATGGTGATGGCCTACACATCCCCACAAGTCATGATGATGATTGCAGTCCGGTTGGAAGAGGACAAGCTGGCCGCGATCATCGATACGATGTTCGCCGGGCTTTCGGGCGGCGATCGCGGCGCCAAGGGCGTGACCGGACTGCGCGTCGCCAGCTAGCGCGCGCGATTGGGTCGCCGGCTCAGATCGCTTGGCCCGCGGCCCAGCCGCTGCTCCAGGCCCATTGGAAGTTGTATCCGCCCAGCCAGCCCGTCACATCGACGGCCTCGCCAATCGCAAACAGCCCCGGCATCGCCTTTGCTTCCATCGTCTGGCTGGAAAGATCGGCCGTGCTGATGCCGCCGGCGGTGACCTCTGCCTTGGCGAACCCCTCCGTGCCGTTGGGGCGGAATTCCCACCGCGCCAATTGTTGTTCGGCGCGCCTCAGGGCCTTGTCGCTGATCGAATGGAGGACGCCTGACAGACCCAGCCGCTCGGCCAAGATCTTGGCCAGGCGTTCGGGCATATAGGCGCGCAGGATCGCCACGAGTTGCGTCTCCGGCGTGGCCCGCTTGTGCTCGAGCAGCCAGCCCTCGCGCTGCCCGGGGCAGAAATCGAGGTGGATCGGGTCACCATGCGTCCAGTAGCTAGATACTTGCAGAATGGCCGGGCCGGACAGGCCGCGATGGGTCAGCAGGGCAGCTTCGGCAAAGGAAGTCTTGCCCGCCTTCGCGACAACATCCGTTGCAACGCCTGACAATTCGCGGAACAGCACATCCTCGCCGCCCAGCGTGAGCGGCACCAGCGCCGGGCGTGGCTCGACCACTTTCAGGCCGAATTGCCGTGCCAGCCCGTAAGCGAAGTCGGTTGCACCCATCTTGGGAATGGAAGGCCCGCCGGTGGCAATCACGAGACTGTCCGTCGTATGCGCAGTGCCATTGGCCATGACAGCATAGCGCCCGCCCTCATGCACGACTTCGCTGACATCCTGCCCGGTCAATATCTCGACATGTCCGCCAGACGCGTGCGCCTTGTCGCATTCGTCAAGCAGCATCTGCACGATCTGAATCGCGGACTGGTCACAAAACAGCTGGCCCAGCGTCTTCTCGTGCCAGGCGATGCCATGCGCCTCGACCAAATCCAGAAAGTCCCGTGCGGTATAGCGACGCAGGGCCGATTTGGCGAAATGCGGATTGGCCGAGAGGAAATTTTCCGGCTTCGCCCCGATATTGGTGAAGTTGCAGCGCCCGCCGCCTGAGATGAGGATTTTCTTGCCGACCGTGTCAGCCTTTTCCAGCACCAGCACCCGCTTGCCGCGCTGCCCTGCCTGGGCGGCACAGAACAGGCCTGCGGCGCCTCCGCCGAGAATGATCGCATCATGGGACATAGTGCGGCTCTAGCGTCAGTTGGCCGCTTCGTCGCCGGTTGGTTCAGGATCGCCCGCCCGCTGTTCGCGCAGAATGGTCCAACCGGCAAGGAACAGCCCGGCGACCAATGGCCCGATCACGATGCCGGACAGGCCAGCCGAGGCAATCCCGCCCAGCGTCGTCACCAGCACGACCCAGTCGGG
This is a stretch of genomic DNA from Parerythrobacter jejuensis. It encodes these proteins:
- a CDS encoding 1-acyl-sn-glycerol-3-phosphate acyltransferase, producing MSQEPAYKRSLLSRLVRRIIVWIYHAKGWKIEGGLPKDVQKYVIAGAPHSSNWDFVFFAGATEVEGVHPSFMGKHTLFKGIMRNFMFDMGGIPIDRTKRANYVEQIAAEYAKRDHLALVIAAEGSRTTDGSWKSGFYNIAMAANVPIVAAWVDNDSNTLGFSKPIWPTGNYGEDLAKIAAFLRSKLPDFERYKVLEAQARQLVEDAKAKS
- a CDS encoding TetR/AcrR family transcriptional regulator, which translates into the protein MFRNIAKKSLQFIASGLPVAGSRSYMCAIRGRSSVVASGNPDQDRRQLVELAMQVTERRGEEVSRATLASDAGVSRTVVDRHFPEEADLFNAIVELWYEPDIAIMEEVVASDLPIQRKFFEFFARRFVRERARFEADPVTFALYCELGSNRFEDVRGYIDLADHYLSELIAEAQAEGFFPHLKINQALTLINQMVMAYTSPQVMMMIAVRLEEDKLAAIIDTMFAGLSGGDRGAKGVTGLRVAS
- a CDS encoding NAD(P)/FAD-dependent oxidoreductase — encoded protein: MSHDAIILGGGAAGLFCAAQAGQRGKRVLVLEKADTVGKKILISGGGRCNFTNIGAKPENFLSANPHFAKSALRRYTARDFLDLVEAHGIAWHEKTLGQLFCDQSAIQIVQMLLDECDKAHASGGHVEILTGQDVSEVVHEGGRYAVMANGTAHTTDSLVIATGGPSIPKMGATDFAYGLARQFGLKVVEPRPALVPLTLGGEDVLFRELSGVATDVVAKAGKTSFAEAALLTHRGLSGPAILQVSSYWTHGDPIHLDFCPGQREGWLLEHKRATPETQLVAILRAYMPERLAKILAERLGLSGVLHSISDKALRRAEQQLARWEFRPNGTEGFAKAEVTAGGISTADLSSQTMEAKAMPGLFAIGEAVDVTGWLGGYNFQWAWSSGWAAGQAI